The following DNA comes from Candidatus Binatus sp..
ACGATTGGCGCTCGCGGTCGAAGCCATCAATCAACAGCATCCCGACCTGGTCTTTCTCACCGGCGATTATTTTTCCGGCCCCGACACGATGCATCGCTATCTGGGCCCGTTTCGCGAAGCGCTCAGGAATCTGCGTCCGCAGTCGGGCCTGTTTGCGATCCTCGGCAATCATGACCATTGGTCGTCGGCCGAGCGGATCACCGATGCGCTCAAGCGCGCCGGCGCCGACGTGCTCGCCAATGACAGCCGCCGGCTCTTCATTCGCAACGAGCAACTCGTAATCGTCGGCATTGACGATTTGTGGTCGCGGCGCGCGGAGCCTGCGCGCGCGTTTGCCGAGGTCAAGCGCGATGACTGCACGATCGTCCTGGCGCACAATCCCGACACCGCGCTGTACACGCGCCATCTGAAGCCGGGCGTGATGCTCTCCGGCCACACGCATGGCGGCGTCGTGCGAATTCCGTTTTATGGATCGCCGCTCAAATCGGTCCTGCGCATCGGCAAAGAATTCTACTCGGGCCTGAACCGCTACGAAGACTTTTACATCTACACCAATCGCGGTCTGGGCACGTTTTGGCTCAGGATCCGCATCAACTGCCCGCCGGAAGTCTCGCGCTTCTCGCTGACCCCGCTCATCGACGTACCGCACGCCGAGAAACCGGGCTTGAGAGCGAAGCTGCATCCGTTGCGACGGATCCGCCGCCGCCGGACGCCGCGCCCCGTCACTCATCGACCCCATCGAAAGCACGTCTAGCTTGGTCGCGCGCGAGCCGTTCCTCTTTGGATGGCAAAGCCGGTAGCTTCGCCGCGGATTCGAGCTCAGAATCAATCGATGGGCGCAAAGACCGTCACTCTTGCGGGCGGCTCGGGATTCATCGGTCGCGCGATCGCGCGGCGCCTGCTCGCTTCGGGCGAAATCAGGGTGCGCGTGCTCACGCGAAATCCCGAGGCGGCGCGCGCGCGGCTCGATCTACCCGGCATCGAGTTTGTTCGCGCAGACATCGAACAGCCCGCATCGCTCAAGGATGCGCTCCAGGGCGCGGACACGATTGTCGATGCGATCCAGTTCGAAGGCTATCCGGTCGAAAATCCGCGACGCGGCCTCACCTTCGAGCGAATCGACTACGCCGGCGCGGTCGCGCTCATCGACGCGGCGAAGCAGGCCGGTGTGCGGCAATTCATCTACATC
Coding sequences within:
- a CDS encoding metallophosphoesterase, which codes for MSTAELIDDLLPHQPPVGAAGPAKAKPPLALRPLHRMWRRTIDAIQLSKVDLPVRGLPGALRGLVACQISDFHVDRDEDLERLALAVEAINQQHPDLVFLTGDYFSGPDTMHRYLGPFREALRNLRPQSGLFAILGNHDHWSSAERITDALKRAGADVLANDSRRLFIRNEQLVIVGIDDLWSRRAEPARAFAEVKRDDCTIVLAHNPDTALYTRHLKPGVMLSGHTHGGVVRIPFYGSPLKSVLRIGKEFYSGLNRYEDFYIYTNRGLGTFWLRIRINCPPEVSRFSLTPLIDVPHAEKPGLRAKLHPLRRIRRRRTPRPVTHRPHRKHV